The Herminiimonas arsenitoxidans genome window below encodes:
- a CDS encoding oxamate carbamoyltransferase subunit AllG family protein: protein MNTASLDDEIALIANRFHDILWTDVVLRSQALPDLPADVLLHAGPPLVGEMPASIRQAAMEALLFEGLAEHHEAAAQLLDQGKVILMPAQDHGVVTPLAQVVSASMPLFVVKNKGATRYAPMVEGTAPALRFGKPNASSRAHLQLLSQFGMHVLKPIVKHQAITLSTPIHYALLGGEECHALTARANTALTAQLHALGSQDRQVILANPGFVLPILMAACALRLEQTGHIVAAGGNGQVFGYRLRETNEWQTIPATPPQGTRFKGYENTVALGAIGDSAVIDFCGLGAQALAYVPTLANDWKEFLPSDLHAHRSQVLNARSGMVDLTNILSRDCSPMVNLAILDQAAEIGLIGRGVFKVPTQLFADPSEVTLRYSCTES, encoded by the coding sequence ATGAACACAGCCAGTCTCGACGATGAAATCGCACTGATCGCAAACCGCTTTCACGACATACTCTGGACGGATGTTGTGTTGCGCTCCCAGGCGCTACCTGATTTGCCCGCCGATGTACTGCTGCATGCCGGTCCACCGCTGGTAGGTGAAATGCCTGCATCGATCAGGCAAGCTGCGATGGAAGCCTTGTTGTTTGAAGGACTGGCAGAACATCATGAAGCAGCAGCGCAATTGCTTGATCAGGGCAAGGTCATACTGATGCCGGCTCAGGATCACGGAGTCGTCACACCACTGGCGCAAGTAGTGTCTGCCTCGATGCCGCTATTCGTCGTCAAAAACAAGGGCGCAACGCGTTATGCGCCCATGGTCGAAGGTACCGCACCCGCCCTGCGTTTCGGTAAACCGAACGCAAGTTCACGCGCGCATTTGCAGCTACTTTCACAATTTGGCATGCATGTATTAAAGCCGATAGTGAAGCACCAGGCCATCACCTTATCCACGCCGATACACTACGCTTTGCTCGGTGGGGAAGAATGTCATGCACTCACAGCCCGCGCCAATACTGCACTGACCGCACAACTCCATGCACTAGGCAGCCAAGATCGCCAGGTCATACTGGCCAATCCGGGTTTCGTGCTGCCAATTTTGATGGCGGCATGTGCATTGCGCCTGGAACAGACCGGACACATCGTTGCTGCAGGTGGCAATGGACAGGTTTTCGGTTATCGTCTGCGCGAAACAAATGAATGGCAAACCATTCCTGCAACGCCACCGCAAGGTACGCGATTCAAGGGATATGAAAACACGGTGGCGCTTGGTGCGATAGGCGACAGCGCCGTCATCGATTTCTGCGGGCTGGGTGCACAGGCACTGGCTTATGTACCGACGCTGGCCAATGACTGGAAAGAATTTTTACCCAGCGATTTGCACGCGCATCGATCCCAGGTATTGAATGCTCGCAGTGGCATGGTGGACTTAACCAACATCCTGAGCAGAGATTGCTCGCCCATGGTCAACCTCGCCATTCTCGATCAAGCTGCAGAGATAGGCTTGATCGGACGCGGTGTTTTCAAAGTGCCTACGCAATTGTTTGCAGATCCGAGTGAAGTCACTTTAAGGTACTCATGCACTGAGTCCTGA
- a CDS encoding ABC transporter ATP-binding protein, translated as MSSVLQDGLQEPRAMPHRAPLLKVAGLSAGYGEMPVLHDIALEIYPAEMVALVGSNGAGKTTLLRALSRMLSCNGSIQLNGHELVSMTPDQVFALGLVQVPEGRQLFDRMSVQDNLLMGSYKRRDKAELMRDLERMYTLFPRLAERRKQLAGNMSGGEQQMCAMARALMAKPVLMMIDEMSLGLAPVVVDQLMEILAAIQQDGVTVLLVEQDVQLALSGADRGYVMETGRIVHEGLAKVLIDDPAVQRAYLGV; from the coding sequence ATGAGCAGCGTTCTGCAAGATGGATTGCAAGAGCCGCGCGCTATGCCGCATCGTGCTCCCTTGCTCAAAGTCGCAGGACTGTCCGCCGGCTATGGCGAAATGCCGGTGTTGCATGACATTGCCCTGGAAATTTACCCGGCAGAAATGGTCGCACTGGTCGGCAGCAACGGTGCCGGCAAGACGACCTTGCTGCGGGCGCTGTCGCGCATGTTGTCGTGTAATGGCAGTATTCAATTGAATGGGCATGAGCTGGTGAGCATGACGCCGGATCAGGTGTTTGCTCTCGGCCTTGTGCAAGTCCCGGAAGGGCGTCAGTTATTCGACCGCATGTCGGTGCAAGACAATCTGTTGATGGGGAGTTACAAGCGCCGAGACAAGGCGGAGTTGATGCGCGATCTGGAACGCATGTACACCTTGTTCCCGCGTTTGGCAGAACGGCGGAAGCAACTGGCCGGCAATATGTCGGGCGGTGAACAACAGATGTGTGCGATGGCACGGGCCTTGATGGCCAAGCCGGTGTTGATGATGATAGACGAGATGAGTCTGGGTCTGGCGCCGGTCGTGGTGGATCAGCTGATGGAAATATTGGCTGCGATACAGCAAGACGGCGTGACCGTGTTACTGGTCGAGCAGGATGTGCAACTCGCCCTATCCGGAGCCGATCGCGGCTACGTGATGGAAACTGGTCGCATCGTGCATGAAGGTTTGGCCAAAGTGCTGATCGATGATCCAGCGGTACAGCGCGCTTATCTGGGCGTTTGA
- a CDS encoding ABC transporter ATP-binding protein: protein MSTLLEVRHVTRRFAGLIAVNDVDFSLAQGEILGLIGPNGAGKTTLVSLISGTLAPSSGDVLFQGESITAVPAYRRARLGIGRTFQIMRPFPGLSVLDNVAVGALFGRDGGQAKLGLAREQARACLDFVGLGKNVDQRADELGGPGRKRLELAKALAMQPKILLCDEVMAGLNHVEIEEVIEVIRKVRTQGISILVIEHVIKAIKSLSDRLLVLHHGEKIAEGTPDVVLSNPAVIQAYLGRKRE from the coding sequence ATGAGTACGCTACTGGAAGTCCGCCATGTCACCAGACGTTTTGCCGGTTTGATTGCCGTCAACGACGTTGATTTTTCCTTGGCGCAAGGTGAAATTTTGGGCTTGATCGGCCCCAATGGTGCCGGCAAGACCACGCTGGTGAGCTTGATCAGCGGCACGCTGGCACCCAGCTCCGGCGACGTACTGTTTCAGGGCGAGTCGATTACTGCCGTGCCTGCATATCGTCGGGCGCGCTTGGGCATAGGTCGGACCTTTCAAATCATGCGGCCGTTTCCAGGCTTGTCGGTGCTGGACAATGTGGCGGTTGGTGCCTTGTTCGGACGCGATGGCGGTCAAGCCAAATTGGGATTGGCGCGTGAACAGGCGCGCGCTTGTCTTGATTTCGTCGGTTTGGGAAAAAATGTAGATCAGCGCGCAGATGAACTTGGTGGTCCAGGTCGCAAACGTCTGGAGTTGGCGAAAGCCTTGGCGATGCAGCCGAAAATTTTATTGTGCGATGAAGTGATGGCCGGCTTGAATCATGTCGAAATTGAAGAAGTGATCGAAGTCATCCGCAAGGTGCGCACACAAGGCATCAGCATTCTGGTGATCGAACATGTGATCAAGGCGATCAAAAGTCTATCTGATCGTTTGCTGGTATTGCATCACGGTGAAAAAATTGCCGAAGGTACGCCGGATGTAGTGTTGTCGAATCCGGCAGTGATACAGGCGTATTTGGGAAGGAAACGCGAATGA
- a CDS encoding amidohydrolase/deacetylase family metallohydrolase, protein MNHIILKGGHVIDPAANRDGIFDVLIKDGTIAAVDRDITPPDSNTTIVDCRDKLVLPGLIDTHGHVYQGVTGRFGLNADMCGVYSGVTTLVDQGGASCITLPGFRQYVIEPSKTRVLSYMSAYLVGGLEGHYYPELYRPDCLDVEATVTAAKKNRDIVRGLKAHAEIGGFARWGVDVMRIAAQIGREAELPVYIHFGQLWPKPEDGGSPVNPDNIFNQVVDMLKPGDILAHPFSRHPGGFVELNGKLHPMVNEAIARGLKIDVGHGSHFSFKTARIVLDAGVMPDTLGADMHGYNTIVPPPAGTPSWHPDESVHIFKGNERFSLVSAMSSMLALGIPLNHVVAMVTNNAAKLARMEDEIGTLKVGSVADVSVLDDLRGRWVMHDNEGTQVITERMLHPAFCYRNGERFDANAAILPVAKAA, encoded by the coding sequence ATGAATCATATTATTCTCAAAGGTGGCCACGTCATCGATCCAGCAGCCAATCGCGACGGTATTTTTGATGTATTGATCAAGGATGGCACCATCGCCGCAGTAGACCGTGACATCACACCACCAGATAGCAATACGACCATAGTCGACTGTCGTGACAAGCTGGTACTGCCTGGTCTGATCGATACACATGGCCATGTGTATCAAGGCGTCACTGGCCGTTTTGGCCTCAATGCCGATATGTGCGGCGTGTATTCCGGCGTGACGACCTTGGTCGACCAAGGCGGCGCCAGCTGCATCACCCTGCCCGGTTTCCGCCAATACGTGATCGAACCTTCGAAGACACGTGTGCTGTCATATATGTCGGCCTATCTGGTTGGCGGTCTGGAAGGCCATTACTACCCTGAGCTCTATCGCCCGGATTGCCTGGACGTGGAAGCGACCGTTACCGCCGCCAAAAAGAACCGCGATATTGTGCGCGGGCTGAAAGCACACGCGGAGATAGGCGGTTTTGCGCGTTGGGGCGTTGACGTCATGCGTATCGCCGCACAGATCGGACGCGAAGCAGAACTACCAGTCTATATACACTTCGGCCAACTCTGGCCCAAGCCTGAAGATGGTGGTTCGCCAGTCAATCCTGACAATATTTTCAATCAAGTGGTCGACATGCTGAAACCAGGCGACATCTTGGCGCACCCATTCAGTCGTCACCCGGGTGGCTTCGTTGAGCTCAATGGCAAGCTCCATCCTATGGTCAATGAAGCAATTGCACGTGGTCTGAAGATCGACGTTGGCCATGGCTCGCACTTCAGCTTCAAAACCGCGCGCATCGTACTGGACGCCGGCGTCATGCCCGACACCTTGGGTGCCGACATGCATGGCTACAACACCATCGTGCCACCACCAGCCGGTACACCGTCCTGGCATCCTGATGAAAGCGTGCATATCTTCAAGGGCAATGAACGTTTCAGTCTGGTATCGGCCATGAGTAGCATGCTGGCACTCGGCATCCCGCTCAATCATGTCGTTGCCATGGTTACCAACAATGCGGCAAAACTGGCGCGTATGGAAGATGAAATCGGCACGCTCAAAGTCGGCAGCGTGGCAGACGTCAGTGTGCTCGATGATCTGCGCGGACGCTGGGTAATGCATGACAACGAAGGTACACAAGTCATTACCGAACGCATGTTGCATCCTGCATTCTGTTATCGCAATGGCGAACGTTTCGATGCCAATGCCGCCATCCTTCCGGTCGCCAAGGCTGCATGA
- a CDS encoding MarR family winged helix-turn-helix transcriptional regulator, with amino-acid sequence MNMIEEAAFPFLTSEMESVQARSLLLTRPGFLIRRLHQIHSALFMEETEEYNITPVQYSLLTALEEYGELDQNSLAHHIGLERTSVAEVLPRLEQRELIARSQSEHDKRVKYVKLSRKGRALVKKMRPAVQKAHDRTIENLSPEERQLFILLMVRLVDSEATDRVPLLKAR; translated from the coding sequence ATGAACATGATTGAAGAAGCAGCTTTTCCCTTTCTGACGAGTGAAATGGAGTCAGTACAGGCACGATCCCTGTTGCTGACACGTCCTGGATTCCTGATTCGTCGGCTACATCAGATCCACAGCGCATTGTTCATGGAAGAGACAGAGGAATACAACATCACGCCGGTGCAATACAGTCTGTTGACGGCGCTGGAAGAGTATGGCGAGCTGGATCAGAACTCACTCGCACACCATATCGGTCTGGAACGTACCAGCGTGGCGGAAGTATTGCCGCGTCTGGAGCAGCGCGAGTTGATCGCGCGCAGCCAGTCTGAGCACGACAAGCGCGTCAAGTACGTCAAGCTATCCCGCAAAGGGCGTGCGCTGGTCAAAAAAATGCGTCCTGCCGTACAGAAGGCACATGACCGCACTATCGAAAATCTCTCGCCGGAAGAGCGCCAGCTGTTCATTCTTCTGATGGTGAGGTTGGTCGATTCCGAAGCCACAGATCGCGTGCCTTTACTCAAAGCGCGCTAA
- a CDS encoding FAD binding domain-containing protein yields MKPSAYSLTCTDDLAQASALLAEGGWGSKPVAGCQSLGAMLNLRLAQPDTLLDLDAFESLRAVSDTGNAIRYGAMTTHASIEDKRVLDPSQGLMPFVARGIAYRAVRNRGTLGGSLCHADPAADWISTMPLLGATLHVLGPAGQRDIAARDFMTSAYETQLVDGEILIAVSVSKRTSGMQWSYHKLCRKTGELAHAMASGMRDASDGTERVVLGALDGAPQVVERPGLMTDLLQATVREQIVMQAAPDLELDRRQSLMEMLRLVALDMGKTR; encoded by the coding sequence ATGAAACCTTCCGCCTACAGTTTGACCTGTACTGATGATCTCGCTCAAGCGAGCGCGCTGCTGGCCGAAGGTGGCTGGGGCAGCAAACCTGTCGCCGGATGTCAGTCGTTGGGTGCGATGCTGAACTTGCGTTTGGCGCAGCCAGACACGCTGCTTGATCTTGATGCGTTTGAATCCTTGCGTGCAGTCAGCGATACCGGTAATGCGATTCGCTACGGTGCGATGACGACGCATGCTTCGATAGAAGACAAGCGCGTACTTGATCCTAGTCAGGGCTTGATGCCGTTCGTCGCACGCGGCATTGCCTATCGCGCGGTGCGTAATCGCGGCACGCTGGGCGGCAGTCTTTGTCATGCCGATCCTGCGGCTGACTGGATCAGCACTATGCCTTTGCTGGGCGCAACACTCCATGTACTTGGCCCTGCTGGTCAGCGCGATATCGCAGCCCGCGATTTCATGACCTCTGCTTATGAAACACAACTGGTAGACGGCGAAATATTGATCGCCGTCAGCGTGTCAAAACGCACGAGCGGCATGCAATGGTCGTATCACAAGTTATGTCGCAAGACAGGTGAACTGGCGCATGCCATGGCATCAGGTATGCGCGATGCCAGCGATGGTACGGAGCGCGTGGTGTTGGGTGCGCTGGATGGCGCACCGCAAGTAGTTGAACGCCCGGGTCTGATGACGGATTTGCTGCAAGCGACAGTACGTGAACAGATCGTGATGCAGGCCGCACCAGATCTTGAACTTGATCGTCGCCAGTCTCTGATGGAGATGTTGAGGTTGGTGGCATTGGATATGGGGAAAACACGATGA
- a CDS encoding xanthine dehydrogenase family protein molybdopterin-binding subunit, whose protein sequence is MNDLVMPELLIQAGADQGIGREVLRKEDKRLLLGQGKYVGDMRMPDMVEVAFVRSPVAHARLGQIEKPEGMAHLVYTMEDMKDVRPIVATSSLPGFKRSAQYPLAQDKVRHVGELVAACIGTDRACAEDVAASVVVDYQELPVLADMYGTLDSDARVHDDWSENVFAETNVDRRVSATEEAVHSVSRKLRMARQCMAPMEGRAVLCWWDTRVDQLIMYTAAQVPHINRTGLAECLGLDEGQIRVISPDVGGGFGYKGILLPEEICCAWLAIHLKRPVRWLEDRREQLSANANCREHGYDIAVDVTHEGRLAGIRCDAVVDSGAYSSYPFSACLEGAQIGSILPGPYVMDSFVCRTRSAATNKPPILPYRGVARTGVCFALEVMLDIAARELGIEPHVLRAKSLVPASAMPYCNITNKLFDSGDYTTCMNKAVAAIDWDGWRARQKERHAANGDDAAQKRLGLGMAVFCEQGAHGTSVYHGWGIPMVPGYEQCTARFTPDGILELRIGVHSHGQGLETSMAQVAHTVLGIDIAKVRVIHGDTGMTPYSTGTWGSRCAVMAGGAVGTACEQLAERIKAIAGVLLDTDASLVGLKDGTVGVQDSIKRVSLAEIAHTWYRAPQKLPVGSVDPGGLEVVAGYKMMPDAGTFSYACHTCVIEVDTATGHVAILDYVICEDGGVLLNPMIVDGQIYGGLAQGIGTALYEEMPFDSEGQPLASTLQDYLLPGAGEMPPTRLLHMETPSPNSKYGQKGIGEGGAIAPPAAIINGINDALYALGAELTQCPANPRRVLEALAAAKKEARA, encoded by the coding sequence ATGAATGATCTGGTGATGCCCGAATTGCTGATACAAGCCGGTGCCGATCAAGGAATTGGTCGCGAGGTATTGCGCAAAGAGGACAAGCGGCTGTTGTTGGGCCAAGGCAAATATGTCGGCGATATGCGCATGCCGGATATGGTTGAAGTGGCTTTTGTCCGTTCACCGGTTGCGCATGCGCGCCTTGGACAGATCGAAAAGCCGGAAGGCATGGCACATCTGGTCTACACCATGGAGGACATGAAGGACGTACGTCCTATCGTCGCAACCTCCTCTTTACCCGGTTTCAAACGCTCCGCCCAATATCCACTTGCACAAGACAAGGTGCGCCATGTCGGCGAACTGGTTGCTGCCTGTATCGGCACTGACCGCGCTTGTGCCGAAGATGTCGCGGCAAGTGTAGTTGTCGATTATCAGGAATTACCTGTACTGGCCGATATGTACGGCACCTTGGACAGCGATGCGCGTGTGCATGATGACTGGAGTGAAAACGTCTTTGCAGAAACCAATGTTGATCGCCGTGTGAGCGCAACTGAGGAAGCAGTACACAGCGTCAGTCGCAAATTGCGCATGGCGCGCCAATGCATGGCGCCGATGGAAGGTCGTGCGGTTCTGTGCTGGTGGGATACCCGCGTAGATCAACTGATCATGTACACAGCCGCGCAAGTGCCGCATATCAATCGCACCGGTCTGGCCGAATGTCTGGGATTGGATGAAGGACAGATACGCGTCATTTCGCCAGACGTAGGCGGCGGCTTCGGTTACAAGGGCATTTTGCTGCCAGAAGAAATTTGCTGCGCCTGGCTGGCAATACATCTGAAGCGTCCAGTGCGCTGGCTGGAAGACAGACGCGAGCAGTTGAGTGCCAATGCGAACTGCCGCGAACATGGCTATGACATAGCCGTAGATGTGACGCACGAAGGAAGACTGGCCGGCATACGTTGCGATGCCGTGGTTGATTCAGGCGCTTATTCCTCTTATCCATTTAGCGCCTGTCTGGAAGGAGCCCAGATCGGTTCTATCTTGCCTGGCCCATATGTAATGGATAGCTTTGTGTGTCGCACACGTTCGGCCGCCACCAACAAACCACCTATCTTGCCGTATCGCGGCGTAGCACGTACCGGCGTCTGCTTCGCGCTTGAAGTGATGCTGGATATCGCGGCACGCGAACTAGGCATAGAGCCGCATGTATTGCGCGCCAAGAGTTTGGTGCCTGCATCGGCCATGCCGTACTGCAATATCACCAACAAGCTATTTGATTCCGGCGATTACACAACTTGCATGAACAAGGCAGTGGCAGCGATCGACTGGGACGGTTGGCGTGCACGGCAAAAAGAACGTCATGCGGCCAATGGCGATGACGCCGCGCAGAAGCGCCTCGGCCTCGGCATGGCGGTGTTCTGCGAACAGGGCGCACACGGCACCTCCGTTTATCACGGCTGGGGCATACCGATGGTGCCGGGTTACGAACAATGCACGGCACGCTTTACACCTGATGGCATTCTTGAATTACGTATTGGCGTGCACTCGCACGGCCAAGGTCTGGAAACTTCAATGGCGCAAGTCGCGCATACGGTACTCGGTATTGATATCGCAAAAGTGCGGGTGATCCACGGGGATACCGGCATGACGCCATATTCCACTGGTACCTGGGGTTCGCGCTGCGCGGTGATGGCAGGCGGTGCAGTCGGTACAGCATGTGAACAATTGGCCGAACGCATCAAAGCGATCGCCGGTGTTTTGCTCGATACCGATGCCAGCTTGGTCGGTTTGAAAGACGGCACAGTCGGCGTGCAAGACAGCATCAAGCGTGTGTCGCTGGCAGAGATTGCACACACCTGGTATCGCGCCCCACAAAAATTGCCAGTCGGCTCAGTCGATCCGGGTGGACTGGAAGTCGTCGCCGGTTACAAGATGATGCCGGATGCGGGCACGTTCAGCTATGCCTGTCATACCTGCGTGATCGAGGTAGATACCGCCACCGGTCATGTCGCAATTCTCGATTACGTCATTTGTGAAGATGGTGGCGTCTTGCTGAATCCGATGATCGTCGACGGCCAGATTTATGGCGGCTTGGCACAGGGCATCGGTACCGCACTGTACGAAGAGATGCCATTCGATAGCGAAGGTCAGCCATTGGCATCGACTCTGCAAGATTATCTGTTGCCAGGTGCGGGAGAAATGCCGCCGACCAGATTGCTGCACATGGAAACCCCAAGTCCGAACAGCAAATACGGACAAAAAGGAATCGGCGAAGGCGGTGCCATTGCACCACCGGCTGCCATCATCAACGGCATCAACGATGCACTCTACGCACTCGGTGCAGAGCTGACGCAATGTCCTGCCAATCCGCGTCGCGTGCTGGAAGCATTGGCGGCTGCCAAGAAGGAGGCACGCGCATGA
- a CDS encoding amidase produces MNTPLSNQLQPNTGGAFLAEAFGHALQAHRPLGNKLKNLRFAVKDVFDIAGTRTGAGNPVWLSGNPVAKKHAAAVERLLSDGATFVGKTLTDELTYSLAGINAHYGVPRNPASPDRLPGGSSSGSVAAVAAGLADIALGTDCGGSIRLPASYCGVWGMRPTHGRLSGHGCLTLAHSFDTVGWFANTLEHLEQTFCALAHADATSMPATFLTLNDDGINSLLDPAVLHAFSALKNQQTDFVAVTSALNLTAWAAAFRILQASEAWMEHGLWVTQHASELGLDIRQRFDIAASVTTAQVRAAQEVRIAAISALNQILDDQHKVIVIPTVPTPAPLLTADSAQVNDIRMRSQQFLCIAGLVGLPQLSMPWIQINGAPVGLSIIGGRGCDEIVLHAAHKLHSHITD; encoded by the coding sequence ATGAACACGCCATTGAGCAATCAGTTACAACCGAATACCGGCGGTGCCTTTCTGGCTGAAGCTTTTGGTCATGCCTTGCAGGCACATCGCCCGCTGGGCAACAAATTGAAAAACCTGCGCTTTGCAGTCAAGGATGTATTCGACATCGCCGGCACGCGTACCGGTGCAGGTAATCCGGTCTGGCTGTCCGGCAACCCTGTGGCAAAAAAACATGCTGCAGCGGTAGAGCGGCTTTTGTCTGACGGTGCCACCTTCGTGGGTAAAACACTGACCGACGAACTCACCTACAGCCTGGCCGGCATCAACGCGCATTACGGCGTACCGCGCAATCCCGCCAGTCCGGATCGCTTGCCGGGTGGTTCATCATCCGGTTCGGTAGCAGCCGTCGCAGCGGGTCTGGCTGATATCGCACTCGGCACAGATTGCGGCGGCTCGATCCGGTTGCCAGCCAGCTATTGCGGCGTATGGGGTATGCGACCTACGCATGGCCGTCTGTCCGGGCATGGTTGCCTCACGCTGGCACACAGTTTTGATACGGTCGGCTGGTTTGCCAATACGCTGGAACACCTGGAGCAAACCTTCTGCGCATTGGCACATGCAGATGCCACCAGCATGCCGGCGACATTTCTGACTCTCAACGATGACGGCATCAACAGCTTGCTGGATCCTGCTGTACTCCATGCTTTTAGTGCGCTGAAAAATCAACAAACAGATTTTGTCGCAGTAACAAGCGCATTGAATCTGACAGCCTGGGCTGCAGCCTTTCGCATCCTGCAAGCATCCGAAGCGTGGATGGAACATGGCTTGTGGGTTACGCAGCATGCAAGTGAATTGGGGCTCGATATTCGTCAACGCTTCGACATCGCTGCCAGCGTGACGACAGCGCAAGTGCGCGCGGCGCAAGAAGTCAGAATTGCGGCCATCAGCGCACTGAACCAGATTCTTGATGACCAGCACAAGGTCATCGTCATTCCAACCGTGCCCACACCGGCTCCACTACTCACGGCAGACAGCGCGCAGGTCAACGATATACGCATGCGTTCACAACAGTTTCTCTGTATCGCCGGACTGGTCGGTCTGCCGCAACTCAGCATGCCGTGGATCCAGATCAACGGTGCGCCAGTCGGTCTATCCATCATCGGTGGTCGCGGTTGCGACGAAATCGTTCTACATGCAGCACACAAGTTACATAGTCACATCACGGATTGA
- a CDS encoding SRPBCC family protein, which translates to MQLEQSFHIAASTDVVWKAFHDIELLVDCLPGASINTAATASEEGAIPLLFKVKLGPIAAGFSGQGRLNLDEASNSGAIVGTAVDARSNSRVKGEAHFLVTAAPDGGTNVQVKVDHTITGSLAQFSREGIVRALAEQLTKQFAENLQARLPQPAAAGDVHGSGVSDMASARPAAPRAAQRDTSSIDLWTLLKAWLSGLFSSRRN; encoded by the coding sequence ATGCAGCTTGAACAATCGTTTCACATCGCAGCATCGACTGACGTTGTCTGGAAAGCTTTTCACGATATTGAGTTGCTGGTGGATTGTTTGCCTGGAGCCTCGATTAATACTGCCGCGACGGCCAGCGAAGAGGGTGCAATTCCTCTGCTGTTCAAGGTCAAGTTGGGCCCTATCGCGGCTGGCTTTTCCGGACAGGGGCGATTGAATCTGGATGAAGCATCGAATAGCGGCGCGATAGTCGGCACCGCAGTCGATGCCCGCAGCAATAGCCGTGTAAAAGGTGAAGCGCATTTTTTAGTCACCGCAGCACCAGATGGCGGCACCAATGTGCAGGTCAAGGTTGATCACACCATTACCGGTTCGCTCGCGCAGTTCAGTCGCGAAGGCATCGTGCGTGCACTTGCTGAACAATTGACCAAACAGTTTGCAGAAAACTTGCAGGCGCGTTTGCCTCAGCCAGCAGCAGCGGGCGATGTGCATGGCAGTGGTGTATCCGACATGGCATCGGCTAGACCTGCCGCGCCGCGCGCCGCACAGAGAGATACCTCTTCGATAGACCTCTGGACTTTGCTCAAGGCTTGGCTGTCCGGTTTGTTTTCCAGTCGTCGAAATTAA
- a CDS encoding (2Fe-2S)-binding protein, with protein MSALPIEFPAVETTDVQLNINDRCYQLKLQPRTHLADALRDHCGLTATHVGCEQGVCGACTIEVDGAPQRSCLQSAKRFEGKQIRTLEAFDNDPVMAQLRAAFSAEHALQCGYCTPGMLMTARDIVTRLPQADEARVCEELAGNLCRCTGYFGIVRAILSVLRVRALSVSSQENIHAA; from the coding sequence ATGAGCGCATTACCTATTGAATTCCCAGCGGTAGAAACTACCGACGTACAGCTGAACATCAATGATCGCTGCTACCAATTGAAGCTGCAACCGCGCACGCATCTCGCCGATGCCTTGCGTGATCACTGCGGACTGACAGCTACGCATGTCGGCTGCGAGCAAGGCGTCTGTGGCGCTTGCACTATCGAAGTCGATGGCGCGCCACAACGTAGCTGTCTGCAATCGGCCAAGCGTTTCGAAGGCAAACAAATTCGTACGCTGGAAGCTTTCGATAACGATCCCGTCATGGCACAACTGCGTGCCGCATTCTCGGCCGAGCATGCACTGCAGTGCGGCTATTGCACACCGGGCATGTTGATGACGGCACGCGACATCGTCACGCGTTTGCCCCAAGCCGATGAGGCGCGGGTATGCGAAGAATTGGCGGGCAATCTGTGCCGCTGCACCGGTTACTTCGGCATCGTCCGCGCCATCTTAAGTGTGTTGCGTGTACGAGCACTATCAGTTTCATCACAGGAGAACATTCATGCAGCTTGA
- the hpxZ gene encoding oxalurate catabolism protein HpxZ — protein MKVNQPLTLQEVEQVFDAYEKALVGNDVVKLDELFWNDAATLRYGAGENLVSFDAIQAFRLQRPSANLARTVTSRHITTFGTDCAVANITFTKAGESRIGRQTQTWVKFPDGWHVVAAHVSWMESK, from the coding sequence ATGAAAGTTAATCAGCCCCTTACCCTGCAGGAAGTTGAACAGGTCTTCGATGCCTACGAGAAGGCGCTGGTAGGCAATGACGTGGTGAAGCTCGATGAGCTGTTCTGGAACGATGCTGCCACTTTGCGTTATGGCGCAGGCGAAAACCTGGTCAGCTTTGATGCGATTCAAGCATTTCGCCTGCAACGCCCTTCCGCCAATTTGGCACGCACCGTCACCAGTCGACATATCACCACCTTCGGTACGGATTGTGCAGTTGCGAACATCACCTTTACCAAGGCTGGTGAATCGCGCATCGGCAGACAAACCCAAACCTGGGTGAAATTTCCCGATGGCTGGCATGTGGTCGCCGCGCACGTGAGCTGGATGGAAAGCAAATGA